One Verrucomicrobiia bacterium genomic window, AATCGGAGCGACTCCGACCACGTCCACCGTACCAGAGCGAGCGGCGGACGATTTCGGAGAGGATGACGATGGAACCGAGCATGACCGCGGCGAGCGTCATGAATTGCACGTCGCGGTTCTTGAGATGACCGATCTCGTGAGCGATGACGCCCTGGAGTTCGTCGCGGTTGAGGCGGTACATCAGGCCGGTAGTGACGGTGATGGAACTGGTTTCGGGTTTACGACCGACGGCGAAGGCGTTGGGCGCGGGATCGTCGATCAGGTAAATGCGCGGCATGAAGCCCAGCCCGGAGGCGAGGCACATTTCATCGACGATGTTGAACAACTGCGGGCTGTCTTCCCTTTTCAATTCTCGCGCGTACGCGCCGGCCATGAGGATGGATTCGGCGCTGGTGAAGTAGGCAAGCATCATCCCGCCCCAGAGAAGCAGGGCGAAGAGGAGGCCCAGCACGCCGGCGTTGGGGGCGAGCAGTTCGCCGCCGGTGAAACCGATCAGCAACAGAATCACCGCCATTCCGGTGATGAGAAGGGCGGAACGGCGGCGATTGGCTATTATTTGTTCCCACATGCCGGGTCGATAGCGAAGCGCCTAGAACTTGACCTGCGGGGCCTCGCGCTCGTCCTCGGCCTTGACCTCGAAGAACTCGCGCCGACCGAAGTTGAACATCGTCGCGATGAAATTCATCGGGAAGACTTCGATGTGCGTGTTGTAGGTCATCACCGAATCGTTGTAGAACTGGCGGGCGAAAGCCACCTTGTTCTCGGTTGATGAGAGCTCTTCCTGGAGGCGCATGAATTCCTGGTTAGCCTTGAGTTCGGGGTAGGCCTCGGCGACGGCGAAGAGCGATTTCAACGTGCCGGTGAGAACGTTTTCGGCCTCGGCGCGGTCGCCGACGGTCTTGGCGCTGACGGCCATGTTGCGCGCCTGGATGACCTTCTCGAATGTCTCGCGCTCGTGCGTGGCGTAGCCTTTGACCGTCTCAACCAGATTGGGGATGAGGTCGTGGCGGCGCTTGAGTTGGACGTCGATCTGCGCCCAGGCGTTCTCCAACTGGTTGCGCAGGCGAACGAGGCCGTTGTAGGCACCTGCGACCCACGCCAGTACGACCACCACCAGTCCGACGAAAACCAATGCAATAATTCCAATACCCATATCCTGCCTCCGTGTTCGTTTAGAGTTTTGATTTCGTGGTAAAGATTTCGTTCAAGTAATCGATCGTCCTTCCCGCGCCGCTTTCCGGCGGAAACGTCGCGAGAAGCTGCTGCAGTTCGTCGGCATCGAACCAGAGGCCATGCCCGCGCGGACATTTGTCGAGAGTGAGCGGCGCAGGCAACGGACGCGACGGAGCGCGTCCCTCCATTTCGGAGACCCTGATTTCGTGCAGTGGCGCATCACACCGCGGACAGAGGTGAGGGCGACCACTGGGCTGAACGCCCGTTTGCTGCTGGAACTTTAATAGCGGATCGTGGGTGTTCGCTCCGGTTTGTTGCATGAGCGCTTCGAGTTCGCCGGCATCGAGCCACAGTCCGCGGCAGTGATTGCAGAAATCGATCTCGATATCCTTGAAGTGGAGGATAAAGAGCGGGACATCGCATTTTGGGCAAACACGAATCATAGGGGCGCTTCGATTCGGGATGATGGAGCGGGCACGGTGGAAGCGTCAAGCACTTCCCAAGTATTGCCCTCGTTCGGTCTCGGAGGTTTCATTTGACGCTAATAAAACAGAACAAGCCATCAGCGTCATTTACAAATCGGTAGTTTGTTTGTAATGGCGGGCAGGCCCGCTCAAGGTTTCGAGATGTCGATGCGGTAGAATTTCGCGGGTTGCGTCGCGCTTGTATCCGTGATCGTGACCTGGTTGCCATTCGTCACCGGCCCGGTGAACGTCGTGAGCGGCAGCCAGACGCCGCTAACCAGCGCCGTGCTGAACTGCGGAGTGTAGGTGTGTTTGGGAAGCACCGGACTGAACTGTACGTTGGCCTGGGTGCTGGACGCACCAAAGTACAACTGTTGAATTTCTTGCGCCGAGAGCGCCCGGTTGTAGACACGAACGTCGTCGATGTCCCCGAGGAAGTAATTCTGTGAGTAGGAAGCGAGCGCGCCCATGTAGAAATTCCCGTTACCTTGTCCAAATTCCTGGCCATTGGCCGAGCCCTCGCAGACGCCGTTGACATACATGCATCGGTTACCAGAACTGTCGCTGGTGACGGCCACGTGATACCAGGCGTTGCTGTCCCACTGGGCCCTTGTTTGGGAGAGCAAGTGAACGCCCCCCGATGAGCCATAATAATAAAAATCAATGACTCCCGGATTGAAGGTCGGAGGGCTGATAAAATTTATCCAAAGGGCGGGAGAAGTCTGGCCCTGTGCCGGGGCGCCTCCCTCGTTGAGAAGAGCACCGGTCAGATTGGTGGCCGTAAATCCCGGCCGAAACCAGATTGACCACGTAAACGGATTGCCCCCGGTCAATTGCGCCGGAACACGAACGTATCCTGTGGCGCCGTCACAATGCATGGCGCTGTTCGAATTGCCAAATCTGTCCTTGGTAAGTGTCACGCCGCCAGCGGCAATTCCGTTATGCCCATTGCCCGAGGCATCGTTGGTCAAATTCCCATCGAACTGGTAATTCGCAACCAGACCGCCAATCACGGTGAAGTTGGTTGAGAACAGGGCGACGTTGAGCCCAAAAGCTGACGAGGGGTTGGTCGGGTCTAGGCCCGCGGTGTATTTAAAGAGATTATTCTGGCCGGTGCCGTCAAAGTCGCACGTGGCGCAAGTGGTCGAACCGGTGGTCGATCCCGTGCCGAAGTACTGCTGACGCCACCAATTGGGGATTCCGTCGCCGACGGTATCGGCATTGTACAATTGAGCGATTTCGGCGGCCGAGAGCGCGCGTCCGTAAACCCGCACATCGTCCATCCTGCCGCTGAACATGTTGGATACACTCCCGGCAGGATCACTTCCGATGGCCAGCCTATCGGATGTGATCGCCAGCACACCGCTGGCTGGCTGCTGCGCGGCGACCTGTCCATCGAGATACAGTATCATTGATGATCCGTTAAACGTGCCCGCGACTTGATGCCAACTTCCGGGTGATGGGGCGTTCGCCACCAAAACACCGTTGCTGACCCCGGGCAGCAGGAATTCGAGTTGGCCGGACGACGTGGAAAGCAGTTCGTACTGATTATCCGAATTGCCCTTTTCCAGGATCCGTGGGGTGTAGCCGCTGTTGCCCCAATAGTCGGCGTCCATCCAGGCGGAGATCGTGATGCCGCTGAACGGATTGAGCGAAAGGGAATTCGAAACGATCACCTGTGTCTGGTGATCAAAGTCGAGCGCTCCGCCGAAGACGCCGCCAACCCATGAGAGGGGATTGCCGACCATATTGGTGATGGCGCCCGTGTTCATGTTGCCCGAGGAATCGTTGGCCGTGCTTCCGGCCCCTTCATCAAACGTCCAGTAACCCAGTAGTCCGGTTTGGCATTGGCCGCCGCCGTCCGGGCACGGGAGAACCTGGAAAGTCACCTGCAGTCCATTGGCGAGAACGCCGCTACTGCACTCGAACTGGCTGACGGCGTTCGTGTTGTTTTGAACGCCGACCGTGGCGCCATTGCCGTTGCCGTTCAAATTGCCGTAGATGATATCAAAGCGTCCCTGGTTCTCGTAGAGGCACACCTCGAAGTTGACCGTCGACGTAGACACGCCGCCGCTGTAATACACGGCGCGCCACTCAATGTTGAAAATACGGTTTGGCGCCACGCCCGTGGTCGAGGTGAAGACGCCGTTGCCGGCGCCATCGGTGCGCAAATCCTGCCATTGCGGGAAGATGCTTTGGTCAAATCCGAAGGACGGCAGGCAGACATTCTTGGGGGTGGCGTTGCTGCCGGCGAATTGCAGGTTGCCGTTGGAACTCAACGTTACGTTGGTATAGGACTGTCCATAAAACAGGTAGGCAAACGGGAGGGCGATCGTGGTGCAACAGTCGTCGCAATGATTCCCGGTGTCAGCCACACCCGGCACGATACTCGCGCCGTTGGTTTGCGTGATGGCGTAAACACTGCTGCTCGGGATTGTGTAATTGAGCGTACTCGAGCCCTGGTTGAAGGTGACCGCCAAACTGAGCGCGACGGGAGCACCGCACACGAAGGACGGCGAGGTGGTGATCTGGAAGGGAATTGTGTTGGAGCCGATGGCATTTGGCACGAGGTTGGGCCAGGCCGATTTGGGCTGAAGGATCGTCACGCCGGGCGTGGTGGTACTCAGCGTGGCGTTCACGACAGCCGCGGTGCCGTTGCCGGAATTCTGAATCGACACGGAGAGGAAATTGCACTCATCCGGGTCGATCGCTCCATTGCCGTTTCCGCCGGTTACTGTCGTCGCAACGACGGTGAGCACTGGGTTGACATTCGGGGACAGCAGGGCGTTAATCGTGTTGACCCCGGACGGCGTGCCCCAGCCCGTGCAAAGGTCATAACCGACGACCGCGGGAAAGTTCGTCGGACTGCCGCTGGAAAAATTGTTGCCGGTGATCGTGTCGTGAAGGCTCGTGGCATACCTGGATCCGAGGCCCAGCGTATAGACCGTCGGGTTGAGAAAGCCGACCGGCGCCGAGCCCTGAGCGGCGGCTTGTTGATTGACGAGAGCCAGGAAGCCGGCCCACAACGGCGCCGCGCAACTCGTGCCACCCACCGAATAGGTCGTGCCGTTCGCGCGGACGTATACGTTCTCTGCGGTCAGCGCGACATCGGGAATATTGCGCATGGTCGTCGAGCCATGGTTGGCGGTCATGTCCACATTTGATTGCCAGCTCGGGATGGGGTACTGGGTGCTGATGCCGCCACCAGTCCCGATGCCGTTACCCCGGTTCCAAGCGGTTTCCGAAACGTAGGCGCCGCCTGGACCGGTCGTGGTCAAGGTGGTTCCGCCAACCTGTGTGACGTAGGGCGTGTCCCCAAGAAAGGGGATCAATCCCGTGAAGGCATCGTAGTCACCCGAGGCGTCAAAGAACGACTGGCCTTGGGCCGCCATCTGCTGAAAAATCCCATCAGCGATCGGATCCTTCGGCGCACCCGGTTGATACCACGAACAGCTTATTTGTTTGGCCAGATTGTCCGTGGTGATTCGATTCAGAATGTCGTGCCAGTTGCCGTAAGGCCCGGCCATGTAGACGATGACCTTCGATAGTCCCGGTGCCATCGAGATTGCCATTTCAATGTCCAAAGACACTTCGACCTCACCGCCAAACCCGCTGGGCCCGCCGCCAAATCCGTCCAGCAA contains:
- a CDS encoding zf-TFIIB domain-containing protein gives rise to the protein MIRVCPKCDVPLFILHFKDIEIDFCNHCRGLWLDAGELEALMQQTGANTHDPLLKFQQQTGVQPSGRPHLCPRCDAPLHEIRVSEMEGRAPSRPLPAPLTLDKCPRGHGLWFDADELQQLLATFPPESGAGRTIDYLNEIFTTKSKL
- a CDS encoding LemA family protein translates to MGIIALVFVGLVVVVLAWVAGAYNGLVRLRNQLENAWAQIDVQLKRRHDLIPNLVETVKGYATHERETFEKVIQARNMAVSAKTVGDRAEAENVLTGTLKSLFAVAEAYPELKANQEFMRLQEELSSTENKVAFARQFYNDSVMTYNTHIEVFPMNFIATMFNFGRREFFEVKAEDEREAPQVKF
- a CDS encoding LamG-like jellyroll fold domain-containing protein, giving the protein MKKRDLSAGAASNLLRSRFTFARISLLLLLPTVALAAETHVLSGTVPKAVTQSNLQPVGRLPGTKQLHLAIGLPLRNQAELDALLQQIGDPTSPSFRHYLTPEQFAERFGPTEKDYDTLVTFATSHGFTVTTRHPNRSLLSVTASVADIEKTLNVKMREYQHPTEARAFYAPDVEPSVPAGISVLGISGLSDFSRPRPRLQVLPPGQQAPQPNSGSGPGGLYMGNDFRAAYVPDSPLTGTGQTVGLLQFDGYTAGDITYYENLNGLPNVPLVNVLLDGFGGGPSGFGGEVEVSLDIEMAISMAPGLSKVIVYMAGPYGNWHDILNRITTDNLAKQISCSWYQPGAPKDPIADGIFQQMAAQGQSFFDASGDYDAFTGLIPFLGDTPYVTQVGGTTLTTTGPGGAYVSETAWNRGNGIGTGGGISTQYPIPSWQSNVDMTANHGSTTMRNIPDVALTAENVYVRANGTTYSVGGTSCAAPLWAGFLALVNQQAAAQGSAPVGFLNPTVYTLGLGSRYATSLHDTITGNNFSSGSPTNFPAVVGYDLCTGWGTPSGVNTINALLSPNVNPVLTVVATTVTGGNGNGAIDPDECNFLSVSIQNSGNGTAAVVNATLSTTTPGVTILQPKSAWPNLVPNAIGSNTIPFQITTSPSFVCGAPVALSLAVTFNQGSSTLNYTIPSSSVYAITQTNGASIVPGVADTGNHCDDCCTTIALPFAYLFYGQSYTNVTLSSNGNLQFAGSNATPKNVCLPSFGFDQSIFPQWQDLRTDGAGNGVFTSTTGVAPNRIFNIEWRAVYYSGGVSTSTVNFEVCLYENQGRFDIIYGNLNGNGNGATVGVQNNTNAVSQFECSSGVLANGLQVTFQVLPCPDGGGQCQTGLLGYWTFDEGAGSTANDSSGNMNTGAITNMVGNPLSWVGGVFGGALDFDHQTQVIVSNSLSLNPFSGITISAWMDADYWGNSGYTPRILEKGNSDNQYELLSTSSGQLEFLLPGVSNGVLVANAPSPGSWHQVAGTFNGSSMILYLDGQVAAQQPASGVLAITSDRLAIGSDPAGSVSNMFSGRMDDVRVYGRALSAAEIAQLYNADTVGDGIPNWWRQQYFGTGSTTGSTTCATCDFDGTGQNNLFKYTAGLDPTNPSSAFGLNVALFSTNFTVIGGLVANYQFDGNLTNDASGNGHNGIAAGGVTLTKDRFGNSNSAMHCDGATGYVRVPAQLTGGNPFTWSIWFRPGFTATNLTGALLNEGGAPAQGQTSPALWINFISPPTFNPGVIDFYYYGSSGGVHLLSQTRAQWDSNAWYHVAVTSDSSGNRCMYVNGVCEGSANGQEFGQGNGNFYMGALASYSQNYFLGDIDDVRVYNRALSAQEIQQLYFGASSTQANVQFSPVLPKHTYTPQFSTALVSGVWLPLTTFTGPVTNGNQVTITDTSATQPAKFYRIDISKP